In one Candidatus Planktophila versatilis genomic region, the following are encoded:
- a CDS encoding glycosyltransferase family 2 protein, translating into MSLIPLLTAVMPVTKMSGKLDDFKSTVSQCKELGVGLVVVHDMRDSKTGPELKSLLHDYGPVNSIYLEDKYGSAAAARNAGLKQCKSTWVAFWDSDDTVYVKQFLTMVQTAEYENSEVAIGKISVRSSEWNAIEVESPPLINDQTLDLQISNFPAFTRMSFKKSILGEDPFPEIHLGEDLMFLLSANLFLRRITLINEVVYRYQVGDASQATKRHVGDAPYILLLSKMAIFLQLAGERDKRFNLAFVDKLWMSLIRKALRGEVSLQGIMVIFKVAIYNLRYPSKAFQILHFFLTNRPSVVVVIHGK; encoded by the coding sequence ATGTCTTTGATCCCGTTATTAACTGCGGTAATGCCGGTTACAAAAATGAGCGGCAAGCTAGATGATTTTAAGTCCACCGTCTCTCAATGCAAAGAGTTAGGAGTAGGGCTTGTGGTTGTGCATGACATGCGCGATTCCAAGACGGGACCTGAGCTCAAATCATTATTACACGACTATGGCCCAGTTAATTCTATTTATTTAGAAGATAAATATGGAAGTGCGGCTGCAGCAAGAAATGCGGGGCTAAAGCAGTGCAAGAGCACTTGGGTTGCTTTCTGGGATTCCGACGATACTGTCTATGTCAAACAATTTCTGACGATGGTACAAACTGCCGAATATGAAAATTCCGAAGTAGCGATTGGGAAAATTTCTGTGAGGTCTTCCGAGTGGAACGCTATTGAGGTGGAATCCCCTCCTCTAATTAATGACCAGACTCTGGACTTGCAAATCTCAAATTTCCCAGCGTTTACAAGAATGAGCTTTAAGAAGTCGATTTTGGGCGAAGATCCATTTCCAGAAATACATTTGGGCGAAGATCTAATGTTTCTTTTATCGGCAAATCTTTTTTTGAGAAGAATTACATTAATAAATGAAGTTGTATACCGCTATCAAGTGGGTGATGCGAGCCAGGCAACGAAAAGACATGTAGGCGATGCCCCATACATTCTCCTCCTCTCGAAGATGGCAATATTTCTGCAGTTAGCTGGGGAAAGAGATAAAAGATTCAATCTCGCTTTCGTGGACAAATTGTGGATGTCATTAATAAGGAAAGCCTTGAGGGGAGAAGTTTCCCTCCAGGGAATTATGGTCATATTTAAGGTAGCGATTTACAACCTGAGGTATCCCTCAAAAGCATTTCAAATATTGCACTTCTTCTTGACCAATCGACCGAGTGTTGTGGTTGTAATCCATGGAAAATAG
- a CDS encoding alpha-1,2-fucosyltransferase, whose protein sequence is MENRVILSGGLGNQIFQYVAGRVIFDQSQIILDYSLLNPRLLKNGLPEIADLMLSKNVTWECPKRSLLQRKLAELILKGSSIRADHSVRRRALIKIFPYFCLLVGHLFFKGSKILAPRGIGYSEISISRHKSHLLIGNFHSYSWFEKNPSQFRGELSLQIGLEGIEAFRLASRIERPLVVQMRFGDFLDIEELNVITRDYFANSLTLARSRSPNSKVWIFSNDFEKARDYLGEAYSDEFKEINPKGFTSAQILELLKLGTGYIISNSTFGWWGAYMTQTPHSLVCVPANWYATMITPRNLIPSSWERIPLGQRNDD, encoded by the coding sequence ATGGAAAATAGAGTCATTCTTTCTGGTGGGCTTGGGAATCAAATTTTTCAGTATGTTGCTGGAAGAGTCATATTTGATCAATCTCAAATAATTCTAGATTATTCGCTACTAAATCCAAGGTTGTTAAAGAATGGTTTACCCGAGATTGCTGACCTGATGCTTTCCAAGAATGTGACCTGGGAATGCCCGAAGAGGTCCCTGCTACAAAGAAAATTAGCGGAATTGATTTTAAAAGGTAGCTCAATACGGGCTGACCATTCAGTTAGACGGCGGGCTTTAATCAAGATTTTTCCTTACTTCTGTCTCCTTGTGGGGCATCTATTCTTTAAAGGTTCAAAAATTCTAGCTCCGAGAGGAATTGGCTATTCAGAGATTTCGATCAGCAGGCATAAATCTCATTTATTAATTGGGAACTTTCATTCTTATAGCTGGTTTGAAAAAAATCCTTCGCAGTTTAGAGGTGAATTGAGTTTGCAGATAGGTTTAGAGGGAATAGAAGCATTTAGATTAGCTTCAAGGATTGAAAGGCCCCTAGTTGTCCAAATGAGATTTGGTGATTTCCTTGATATCGAAGAATTGAACGTTATAACCCGCGATTATTTTGCTAATTCTTTAACTCTCGCTCGATCACGCTCTCCAAATTCTAAAGTATGGATTTTTTCAAACGACTTTGAAAAAGCACGTGATTATTTGGGCGAGGCTTACTCGGATGAATTCAAAGAGATTAACCCAAAAGGCTTTACATCCGCTCAAATTCTGGAATTACTCAAATTAGGTACTGGCTACATAATTTCAAATTCAACTTTTGGGTGGTGGGGTGCTTACATGACACAGACCCCCCATTCTCTAGTCTGCGTTCCAGCTAATTGGTATGCAACTATGATTACACCAAGAAATCTGATACCGAGCTCCTGGGAGAGAATCCCATTAGGCCAAAGAAATGATGACTGA
- a CDS encoding ATP-binding cassette domain-containing protein, with protein sequence MNFMTNDLRRASTILTRRDKQKIAIVVGLNIVLGFLDLLGVAAVGLVGALAVIGFGASTPSPRINQLMEFLNLNNLEFQLQVAILGIVAGVAFIVRTISSIYVNKRIMFFFSRKGASLANELFAKVLNQNLTGLRRRTTQEYNYLFGEGITNLTIGTLATASTIVSDLILLGILLAGILFADFGLGVTILFTFGGLGYFLNRLTGRRAKAIGTKDAALSLKSYLAIHDSISGFSERYAGNTLGSSVSDFHVLKNQHSEVLAQRQFLPILSKYLIESAVIFLALGVAAFQFLVGSAGQAIGALSIFLGAGSRIAPAVLRIQQSLVTFRASSKSTELTLELISELTHLAPLVGSEANLILEHNGFKGTVEISSASFKYPKTSSFVLDDISLQIPAGSFVAIIGPSGGGKSTLVDAMLGLVDLDKGLISISGEEPKVAISKWPGAVAYVPQSIVLTNESMIQNVISGYAETESNRRRALKMLELVHLNEIAIALPNGFDSEIGERGEKLSGGQAQRLGLARALFSGPQLLFLDEATSALDGETEKLVSETLVKLRGRTTIITIAHRLNTVKKADLVVYLENGRLRCSGSFEEVSSQVPGLASQIQSK encoded by the coding sequence ATGAACTTCATGACCAATGACCTTAGACGAGCCTCAACGATCCTGACCCGAAGAGATAAACAGAAAATAGCTATTGTTGTTGGACTTAACATTGTCCTAGGTTTTCTAGACTTGCTTGGAGTTGCCGCTGTTGGTTTGGTGGGCGCGCTAGCAGTGATTGGGTTCGGTGCTTCTACGCCAAGCCCCAGGATCAACCAATTAATGGAATTTTTAAATTTGAATAACCTCGAGTTCCAACTGCAAGTGGCAATTCTAGGAATTGTGGCCGGTGTTGCATTCATAGTACGAACTATTTCCTCTATATATGTAAACAAAAGAATTATGTTTTTTTTCAGCCGGAAAGGAGCCTCTCTCGCGAACGAACTGTTTGCGAAGGTGCTCAACCAAAATCTCACTGGTCTAAGGCGTCGCACCACTCAGGAATACAACTATTTATTTGGTGAGGGAATCACAAATTTAACAATAGGTACTTTGGCAACTGCTTCAACAATAGTTTCTGACCTGATTCTTCTGGGCATACTTCTTGCTGGAATCTTATTTGCTGATTTCGGCTTGGGAGTAACTATTTTGTTCACATTCGGCGGCCTTGGATATTTCTTAAATCGCTTGACTGGCAGAAGAGCTAAGGCAATAGGAACAAAAGATGCCGCCCTGAGTTTGAAGTCGTATTTAGCAATCCACGATTCAATTTCTGGCTTTTCCGAGCGCTATGCCGGAAACACACTTGGCTCTTCCGTGAGTGATTTTCACGTGCTTAAGAATCAACATTCCGAGGTCTTAGCTCAAAGACAATTTCTTCCCATACTTAGCAAATATCTGATCGAGAGTGCGGTGATTTTTCTAGCTCTTGGTGTTGCTGCTTTTCAGTTCCTTGTAGGAAGTGCAGGGCAGGCAATAGGCGCCCTCTCCATATTTCTAGGAGCCGGGTCGCGAATTGCCCCTGCGGTTTTGCGCATCCAACAAAGTCTTGTGACATTTCGTGCGAGTTCCAAGTCAACGGAGTTGACCTTAGAGTTGATTTCAGAGCTAACGCATTTAGCCCCGCTCGTTGGTTCCGAAGCAAATCTTATTTTGGAACATAACGGCTTTAAGGGAACTGTTGAGATTTCTAGTGCGAGTTTTAAGTACCCGAAGACATCAAGTTTTGTGCTAGATGACATTTCGCTCCAAATACCTGCTGGATCTTTTGTTGCAATTATTGGGCCATCAGGTGGAGGTAAATCTACGTTAGTCGACGCGATGCTGGGTTTAGTTGATCTAGATAAAGGCTTGATATCGATTAGCGGCGAAGAGCCAAAGGTCGCAATCAGTAAATGGCCGGGTGCAGTGGCTTACGTTCCGCAGTCGATAGTTCTCACAAATGAGTCGATGATTCAAAATGTGATCTCAGGTTACGCTGAAACAGAATCCAACCGCCGGCGCGCCTTAAAAATGTTGGAGCTCGTCCACTTAAATGAAATTGCGATTGCACTCCCAAATGGATTCGACTCCGAGATCGGAGAGCGAGGAGAAAAATTGAGCGGGGGTCAAGCCCAGCGACTCGGTTTGGCGCGCGCACTTTTTTCAGGCCCCCAACTTCTATTTTTGGACGAAGCCACGAGCGCTTTAGATGGAGAAACCGAAAAACTTGTTTCTGAGACATTAGTGAAATTGCGCGGTAGAACCACAATCATCACCATTGCACATCGATTGAATACGGTGAAGAAAGCGGACCTTGTGGTTTACCTTGAAAATGGGCGACTCCGATGCTCTGGAAGTTTCGAAGAGGTTAGTAGTCAGGTGCCGGGACTCGCCTCACAGATTCAGTCTAAATAG